The Streptomyces sp. A2-16 sequence GCGTCCTGGTGTAGTCGATGAACTCGTCGGCGCCGAGCTTGCGCAGGAACTGCTCGTGCCGGCCCGAGGCCACCGCGATGACGTGTGCCCCCTTCCATTTCGCCAGCTGCACCGCGAAGTGGCCCACTCCCCCGGCGGCCCCGTTCACCAGCACGGTCATCCCCGGCGTGATCGGCACCGGCCGGTGCACCCGGCCGGTGAAAGGAGACGGCACGTCGTGGCCGAGATCAATCAGGTACTGCCAGGCCGTCAGCACGGCCATCGGCGCGCCGGCCGCCTGCACATGGTCGACACCGGCCGGCTTGTGTGCCAGGTCCGATGCCGGCGCGGCCACGTACTCGGCGTACGTCCGGCCGTCGAATCCGGGGAACCGCAGCATGCCGAAGACCTCGTCACCGACGGCGAACCCCCGCACGTCCGGAGCGACCGCCTGGACCACGCCCGACATGTCCGTTCCGGGGATCAGCGGGAACTCCAGCACCGGCCTCATCTCGGCCGGCATGACCTTCATCCCCTCACGCAGGTACCAGTCCGGCGGGTTGATGCCCGCCGCGTGCACCCGGACGAGCACCTCGCCCGGGCCGATCTCGGGAACCGGCACCTCGTCGTACCGCAGAACTTCCGGGCCGCCCGCTTCGTGGAACTGGATCGCCTTCATCGCGCCTGTCGCCTTCCTGGGGAATCGTTGCTCCTTCAGTCAAGGCCCAGCACGGCACGGCCGTCCAAGACCGGTTCGGCAACCTGATCATTCCGAAACGGCATGACGCGTACGCTGGAAGAGTGAACGATCTCGGACAGGACCTGGAACTGCGGCTGGTGCGCTACTTCACCGTGGTGGCGACGCACCAGCACTTCGGCCGGGCCGCCGCCGACCTGCACGTGGCCCAGCCGGCATTGAGCCGCCAGATCCAACGGCTCGAGAAGCATCTCGGCGCACGGCTGCTGGACCGCACGCCCCGGGGCACCCGGCTCACTCCGGCCGGCCAGAGCTTCCTCCCCCGGGCCCAAGCCCTGCTGCAGGCCGCCCGCCATGCCGAACTGGCCGTGCGTGAACAAGCCGAGGCCGGACGCATCGCCATCGGCTACGTCGAGGACCTGGTGATCACTGCCGCCGTACGGGAACTGCGCCGTCGTCACCCGGACGCCGAGATCGCCACCCGGTACCTGAGCTGCCGCGACGTCGGGGCGCTGTCCGACAAGCGCGTCGACGCCCTGATCGCGCGGGCCCCACTGCCGTTCGCCGCGGACGACGTGTTGACCACCCCGCTGTACGAGGAGCCCCGGATGCTCGCGGTCCCGCGCGGCCATCCCTTGGCCGACCGCGCGTCGGTGACCGCGGAGGAACTGGCCGGCGAGGAGGCGGCACCATGCGCGTTCGAGACCGCGGACTGGACTTCCTACCGGATCCTCGGGACCGGTGTGCCGCCGGTCGAGAGCTACGAGGACAAGCTCGAACTCGTCGCGAGCGGCAGGGCGATCGCCGTGCTGCCGGTCGGCGATCGGCGCAGCTCCCTGCGGCCCGATCTCGTCACCGTCCCGATCGAGGACGCTCCTCCCAGCCAGGTCGTCCTGGTCAGCCGCAAGGGCGACCCGAATCCGATGATCAGGAACCTCCGGAGGGCTGCCAAGACCGCCCTGACCGCCCCGGCAGCCTGACCGGGGCCGGCCGACCCGCTCGGCGCCGAACCGGAAGAGCGCAGAGGCGGACGGGAGCAGCCCGTCAGTGCCCTCTCCCCCGACCACGGCTGCTCCCCGAGCGACGGGCACGGTGGCTTTCGCTTGACGTCCCGTATGGTTCCAGTCACAATCCCTGAATGAATGTGACCGGTCACAATCGCAGTCCGGCGAGCATCCGGGATGTCGCCGCGGCCGCCGGGGTCTCCTACCAGACCGTCTCCCGGGTGATCAACGGTCATCCCAGCGTCAAGCAGTCGACTCGGGAGCGGGTTCTCGCCGCCATCGACGAGCTGGGCTTCCGGCGCAACGCCACCGCGCTCGCCCTGGCCAGGGGCCGCAGCAGGGCCGTGACCGTGCTCACCGCCAACACCACGCACTACGGCTACGCCTCCATCCTCCAGGGCGTCGAGGAGGCGGCCCGTGCGGCGGCCTACTCGGTGGGCGTGGGCGTCCTGGAGTCGGCCGACGAGGCCGCCGTCACCGTGGAGGTGCAGCGCGCCGCCGACGCGGGTGGCGGGCTGATCGTGATCGCCTACGATCCGGCCGGCGTCCGCGCCCTGGAGTCGGTCCCGGCCGGGCTGCCGTTCGTCGGCGTGGTCGAGACCCCGGCGAGCGAGCCGACCGGCAACCGGCCGTGGGTGTGGACCGACGACCGCGAGGCCGCCTACGAGGCGACCCGGCATCTGCTGTCCCTGGGCCACGAGACCGTGCACTACGTCGCCATCCCCTCCGGCACCCGCCGCACCAGTGCCCGCACCGGCGGCTGGCGGCGGGCGCTGAAGGAGGCCGGCGCCCCGCAGCCCCGTCCCGTGCAGGGCAGTTGGGGCCCCGCCGGTGGCCACGCGGCGGGCCGGAGACTCGCCGGGGATCCCTCCGTCACGGCGATCCTGTGCGGCAACGACGACCTCGCGCTCGGTGTGCTGCGCGCCCTGCACGAGGCCGGCCGGTCGGTGCCGGACGACGTCAGCGTGGCCGGCTTCGACGACGCCCCGCACTCCGCCTATCTGACGCCGTCGCTGACGACCGTAC is a genomic window containing:
- a CDS encoding NADP-dependent oxidoreductase, with product MKAIQFHEAGGPEVLRYDEVPVPEIGPGEVLVRVHAAGINPPDWYLREGMKVMPAEMRPVLEFPLIPGTDMSGVVQAVAPDVRGFAVGDEVFGMLRFPGFDGRTYAEYVAAPASDLAHKPAGVDHVQAAGAPMAVLTAWQYLIDLGHDVPSPFTGRVHRPVPITPGMTVLVNGAAGGVGHFAVQLAKWKGAHVIAVASGRHEQFLRKLGADEFIDYTRTQAADVVSGADLVIDTVGGPDSARFLTVLKRGGTMLPVFFAEYDPDMTASLGITVSNIQVRSSGAQLAEIGRLFAEGKLQVGVDSTYPLPEAGTAHERAARGHIQGKIVLTVVS
- a CDS encoding LysR family transcriptional regulator; protein product: MNDLGQDLELRLVRYFTVVATHQHFGRAAADLHVAQPALSRQIQRLEKHLGARLLDRTPRGTRLTPAGQSFLPRAQALLQAARHAELAVREQAEAGRIAIGYVEDLVITAAVRELRRRHPDAEIATRYLSCRDVGALSDKRVDALIARAPLPFAADDVLTTPLYEEPRMLAVPRGHPLADRASVTAEELAGEEAAPCAFETADWTSYRILGTGVPPVESYEDKLELVASGRAIAVLPVGDRRSSLRPDLVTVPIEDAPPSQVVLVSRKGDPNPMIRNLRRAAKTALTAPAA
- a CDS encoding LacI family DNA-binding transcriptional regulator; this translates as MNVTGHNRSPASIRDVAAAAGVSYQTVSRVINGHPSVKQSTRERVLAAIDELGFRRNATALALARGRSRAVTVLTANTTHYGYASILQGVEEAARAAAYSVGVGVLESADEAAVTVEVQRAADAGGGLIVIAYDPAGVRALESVPAGLPFVGVVETPASEPTGNRPWVWTDDREAAYEATRHLLSLGHETVHYVAIPSGTRRTSARTGGWRRALKEAGAPQPRPVQGSWGPAGGHAAGRRLAGDPSVTAILCGNDDLALGVLRALHEAGRSVPDDVSVAGFDDAPHSAYLTPSLTTVRLDFTGLGRAAFALLHGVLEESAPIAPHPVSVPELVIRESSGRPPA